One Hemitrygon akajei chromosome 11, sHemAka1.3, whole genome shotgun sequence DNA segment encodes these proteins:
- the LOC140735159 gene encoding immunoglobulin lambda-1 light chain-like has translation MLGRSLTEGMSPVLHLLWVLMVHLPGMLAVPVLDQTPVSGPVSGGQTARLQCRIQNGNVGSYEFGWHRHRPGKRPEELIRHTTGNSIYRGPGITERFQPSRDTSANSHILTIGNLEPGDSAVYYCTVWESGVAWFYGPVTILEIKSSESRKPSVLLLPPSPEETSSGSATLSCLVSGFKPGLVALRWSVDGVKTESDVTTGAVSTDTDQTYRLSSYLRVPVAAWNKGSSYSCSVSHSSLSSPLRNTISSSACAQ, from the exons ATGTTAGGACGCTCGCTGACCGAAGGAATGTCGCCAGTTCTGCATCTCCTGTGGGTTCTAATGGTCCATTTACCAG GTATGCTGGCGGTCCCAGTCCTCGATCAGACCCCAGTGTCCGGTCCTGTCTCCGGGGGACAAACTGCCCGCTTACAGTGCCGAATACAGAACGGAAACGTTGGAAGTTACGAATTTGGTTGGCACCGACATCGTCCAGGGAAGAGACCGGAGGAGCTGATACGTCATACCACGGGTAATAGCATTTACAGAGGACCCGGCATCACCGAACGTTTCCAACCGTCCAGAGACACCTCCGCCAACAGTCACATCCTGACCATCGGCAACTTGGAGCCCGGCGACTCGGCCGTCTATTACTGCACAGTGTGGGAAAGTGGCGTGGCTTGGTTCTACGGACCGGTGACGATCCTGGAGATAAAGA GTAGCGAGAGCAGAAAGCCCTCGGTTctcctgctccctccctccccgGAGGAGACCAGCTCGGGTTCTGCCACACTATCCTGCCTCGTGAGCGGCTTCAAGCCGGGTTTGGTAGCGCTGCGCTGGAGTGTGGATGGCGTGAAGACAGAGAGTGACGTGACGACAGGCGCCGTGTCCACGGACACCGACCAGACCTACAGACTGAGCAGTTACCTACGGGTTCCCGTCGCTGCCTGGAACAAGGGCTCGAGCTATTCCTGCAGCGTGAGCCACAGCTCGCTGAGCTCGCCGCTGCGCAACACCATCTCTTCGTCCGCCTGTGCGCAGTGA